From Roseovarius sp. EL26, the proteins below share one genomic window:
- a CDS encoding alpha/beta hydrolase: protein MKPLSKISPEALNILAQPPVAPIQRSTENLPHLRANTKAYITPFVEQALKDTGVAIQNITISGVPCLEITPAKQTVDWQILYGFGGGFVQGSPFEDLTISAHLCTMTGAKIIAPAYRLAPEHPWPAAIDDGFEVYRHMATHPFAIVGESAGGNFALSLMLRAQSKGLPLPRCTGLLSPWCDLSNSGDSLTANDGRDPTLTAQDVRSAAQHYASGQNLEDPAISPINGDFNAGFPPCIITSGTRDLLLSQAVCLAQTLRGHAVHVDLQVWEGLWHVFEWDNRVPEARRSLHNIAAFLSAHMKH from the coding sequence TTGAAACCATTAAGCAAGATCAGCCCAGAAGCCCTAAACATACTGGCCCAGCCCCCTGTTGCGCCAATCCAGCGCAGCACAGAAAACCTGCCGCATTTGCGGGCCAACACCAAGGCTTACATCACCCCGTTTGTCGAACAAGCCCTGAAGGACACAGGTGTTGCGATCCAAAACATCACTATTAGCGGCGTTCCATGCCTGGAAATCACCCCAGCGAAACAAACCGTCGACTGGCAAATTCTGTATGGTTTCGGCGGCGGCTTTGTCCAAGGCAGCCCCTTTGAAGATCTGACAATTTCCGCACACCTATGTACAATGACCGGCGCCAAGATCATCGCTCCCGCCTACCGCTTGGCACCAGAGCACCCCTGGCCCGCAGCCATTGATGACGGGTTCGAGGTTTATCGTCATATGGCCACACATCCCTTTGCCATTGTCGGTGAATCAGCGGGTGGCAACTTCGCCCTGTCCTTGATGCTACGTGCCCAAAGCAAAGGCCTGCCCCTGCCCCGGTGCACCGGTCTCTTGTCACCGTGGTGTGACCTGAGCAATTCCGGTGACAGCCTGACCGCAAATGACGGTCGGGATCCGACACTGACGGCACAAGACGTCCGATCAGCAGCGCAGCATTATGCCTCCGGGCAAAACCTCGAAGACCCGGCCATTTCCCCGATCAACGGTGACTTCAACGCAGGTTTTCCGCCTTGTATCATCACCAGCGGCACGCGTGATTTACTTCTAAGTCAAGCCGTGTGCCTGGCGCAAACATTGCGGGGTCACGCCGTGCACGTAGACCTGCAGGTATGGGAAGGATTGTGGCATGTCTTCGAATGGGACAACCGTGTGCCGGAAGCACGGCGCTCCCTACATAACATTGCGGCGTTTTTATCCGCACATATGAAGCACTAA
- a CDS encoding helix-turn-helix domain-containing protein, with protein sequence MDNFSENLRSICAEFGSIAQVCREIGINRQQFNRYLSGGGMPSAHNLRRIARHFDLAEADLFADHAEFTRRHILNQKRTASGPVDLMIGPFRDQTKTLRQYLGFYHSHFQTPTWDGLILRSLIWIYEKDGYVMSRSVERVIAKDGSVNQKSRYEGMVSQRGNRVYVVEHEMVRDGSIVETILTPSHRQQVKYLRGMTIGVAWRPHISPYASRSIWKRIDNKTTLREALKACGAYPTQSRHIDPTVRSYLSSQSDSAAANVLF encoded by the coding sequence ATGGATAACTTTTCTGAAAATCTTCGCAGTATCTGTGCTGAATTCGGCTCAATTGCTCAGGTTTGCCGCGAGATCGGCATCAACCGACAGCAATTCAACAGATACCTCAGCGGCGGCGGCATGCCATCTGCGCATAACCTACGTCGCATCGCGCGACACTTTGATCTGGCCGAAGCTGACTTGTTCGCGGACCACGCCGAATTCACCCGACGCCACATTCTCAACCAGAAACGTACCGCAAGCGGCCCGGTTGATTTGATGATTGGCCCGTTCCGAGATCAAACAAAGACGCTGCGGCAGTACCTTGGGTTTTATCACTCGCATTTCCAGACCCCAACCTGGGATGGCCTAATCTTGCGTAGCCTTATTTGGATTTATGAAAAAGACGGCTATGTCATGTCGCGCTCAGTTGAACGTGTCATCGCCAAAGACGGCAGCGTCAATCAAAAATCCCGCTACGAGGGCATGGTCTCACAACGCGGCAATCGCGTCTATGTGGTTGAACATGAGATGGTGCGCGATGGCAGCATTGTTGAAACCATCCTGACACCATCACATCGCCAGCAGGTCAAATATTTGCGCGGCATGACCATTGGCGTCGCATGGCGCCCACACATTAGCCCCTACGCCTCACGCTCGATCTGGAAACGCATCGACAACAAGACCACCCTGCGCGAGGCGTTGAAAGCCTGCGGTGCTTATCCCACTCAAAGCCGACACATAGACCCAACCGTGCGCAGCTATCTCTCTAGTCAATCAGACAGCGCCGCAGCAAACGTGCTGTTTTGA
- a CDS encoding ABC transporter substrate-binding protein, giving the protein MDAQDRHAKWLIGQVEKGRMSRREFLGRTAAIGVAANMGAGLFSQAQAATPKKGGHMRLAMGHGATSDTLNPATLTNGLQWVVAYGVANTLTELDAQGNLVGSLATEWSSSPDAKVWTFKLRDGVEFHNGKTMTAEDVVASLNYHRGEDSTSVGKPVMEAVEEIKIDGNTITMTLVSGNADFPFNFNEATFGIYPAKDNTIDWQAGGSGGYILKSEKPGQRYEFERNPNYWKDGAAHPDSIELHSITDPAARQNALITGEVDCIDRVELKTLSLMARKPGVVIEEGAGPLHYTFPMLTKIAPFDNVEMRKAMKFAINRQDIVDKILFGHGVVGNDHPIGPSYRYHAADIEQNSYDPDKARHHWEKSGLGDITVDLSASDAAYSGALDAAVLFQASAQEAGININVVREPNDGYWSDVWMKKPWCASYWGGYPTEDTMLSTGFAPGAAWNDTQWDHPQFNDLLVQARAELDEGLRAEMYRDIQLILRDEGGNIVPMFANEVHARNEKIVHGDLSWVRGFDGRRIMDRWWMV; this is encoded by the coding sequence ATGGACGCACAGGATAGACACGCAAAATGGCTGATTGGTCAGGTTGAAAAGGGGCGTATGTCACGCCGTGAGTTTCTGGGGCGCACTGCAGCCATCGGTGTCGCGGCGAATATGGGCGCCGGGCTGTTCAGCCAAGCCCAGGCCGCAACACCCAAAAAGGGCGGGCACATGCGTTTGGCTATGGGCCATGGGGCAACCTCGGACACATTGAACCCGGCGACCCTGACAAACGGCCTGCAATGGGTTGTGGCCTACGGCGTTGCCAACACGCTGACCGAGTTGGACGCACAGGGCAATCTGGTTGGGTCTTTGGCAACCGAATGGAGCTCGTCCCCGGACGCCAAGGTCTGGACGTTTAAGCTGCGTGATGGTGTCGAATTCCACAACGGCAAGACCATGACGGCTGAAGATGTGGTCGCATCGCTCAATTATCACCGTGGCGAAGATTCGACTTCGGTCGGTAAGCCGGTGATGGAAGCGGTTGAAGAGATCAAAATCGATGGCAACACCATTACGATGACCTTAGTGTCTGGCAACGCGGACTTCCCGTTCAACTTCAACGAGGCGACCTTTGGGATTTATCCAGCCAAGGACAATACGATTGATTGGCAGGCCGGTGGCTCAGGTGGCTATATCCTCAAAAGCGAAAAGCCCGGGCAGCGTTATGAGTTTGAACGCAATCCAAACTATTGGAAAGACGGGGCGGCGCACCCAGATTCGATTGAATTGCATTCAATCACTGACCCGGCAGCACGCCAAAACGCGTTGATCACTGGCGAGGTCGATTGCATTGACCGGGTTGAGCTGAAGACGTTGTCGCTGATGGCGCGCAAACCCGGTGTTGTCATCGAAGAAGGTGCAGGCCCGCTGCATTATACCTTCCCGATGCTAACCAAGATTGCGCCGTTTGATAACGTTGAAATGCGCAAAGCGATGAAGTTTGCCATCAACCGTCAGGACATCGTCGACAAAATCTTGTTTGGCCATGGTGTGGTTGGCAATGATCACCCGATCGGACCATCGTACCGCTATCACGCGGCTGACATTGAACAAAACAGCTATGACCCCGACAAGGCGCGCCATCACTGGGAAAAATCTGGCCTTGGCGACATTACAGTTGATCTGAGTGCATCGGACGCGGCCTATAGTGGAGCACTGGACGCAGCCGTACTGTTCCAGGCGTCAGCGCAAGAGGCGGGTATCAACATCAACGTGGTGCGTGAACCCAACGATGGTTACTGGTCAGATGTCTGGATGAAAAAGCCATGGTGCGCCAGCTATTGGGGTGGATACCCGACTGAGGACACAATGCTATCGACAGGCTTTGCGCCGGGTGCGGCGTGGAATGATACCCAGTGGGATCACCCGCAGTTCAATGACTTGCTGGTGCAGGCACGTGCTGAGTTGGATGAAGGTCTGCGCGCTGAAATGTACCGCGATATTCAGCTTATTCTGCGCGATGAGGGCGGAAATATCGTACCAATGTTTGCCAACGAAGTGCATGCGCGTAACGAAAAGATCGTCCATGGGGATCTGTCTTGGGTGCGTGGCTTTGATGGCCGCCGTATTATGGACCGTTGGTGGATGGTGTAA